Proteins from a genomic interval of Lathamus discolor isolate bLatDis1 chromosome 19, bLatDis1.hap1, whole genome shotgun sequence:
- the GNAI3 gene encoding guanine nucleotide-binding protein G(i) subunit alpha-3, whose amino-acid sequence MGCTLSAEDKAAVERSKMIDRNLREDGEKAAKEVKLLLLGAGESGKSTIVKQMKIIHEDGYSEDECKQYKVVVYSNTIQSIIAIIRAMGRLKIDFGEVARADDARQLFVLAGSAEEGVMTTELAGVIKRLWRDAGVQACFSRSREYQLNDSASYYLNDLDRISQPTYIPTQQDVLRTRVKTTGIVETHFTFKDLYFKMFDVGGQRSERKKWIHCFEGVTAIIFCVALSDYDLVLAEDEEMNRMHESMKLFDSICNNKWFTDTSIILFLNKKDLFEEKIKKSPLTICYPEYTGSNTYEEAAAYIQCQFEDLNRRKDTKEIYTHFTCATDTKNVQFVFDAVTDVIIKNNLKECGLY is encoded by the exons atgggCTGCACGCTGAGCGCCGAGGACAAGGCGGCGGTGGAGCGCAGCAAGATGATCGACCGCAACCTGCGGGAGGACGGCGAGAAGGCGGCCAAGGaggtgaagctgctgctgctcg gTGCTGGAGAATCTGGGAAAAGCACCATTGTGAAGCAGATGAA GATTATTCATGAGGATGGCTACTCGGAGGACGAGTGCAAGCAGTACAAAGTGGTCGTCTACAGCAATACCATCCAGTCCATCATTGCCATCATAAGAGCCATGGGCAGGCTAAAGATAGACTTTGGGGAGGTTGCCAGAGCT GACGACGCGCGTCAGTTGTTCGTGTTAGCTGGCAGTGCAGAGGAGGGAGTGATGACCACCGAGCTGGCTGGGGTCATTAAACGCTTGTGGAGAGATGCTGGAGTCCAGGCCTGCTTCAGCAGATCCAGGGAGTATCAGCTCAACGACTCTGCGTCATA TTACCTCAATGACTTGGATCGAATATCCCAGCCGACCTACATTCCCACCCAGCAGGACGTTCTGCGCACCCGGGTGAAAACCACCGGCATCGTGGAGACTCACTTCACCTTCAAGGACCTCTACTTCAA GATGTTTGATGTTGGTGGGCAACGCTCGGAGCGGAAGAAGTGGATCCACTGCTTCGAAGGGGTGACAGCCATCATCTTCTGCGTGGCCCTCAGCGACTATGACCTTGTCTTGGCCGAGGATGAGGAAATG AACCGGATGCATGAGAGTATGAAACTGTTTGATAGCATTTGCAACAACAAGTGGTTTACAGACACATCCATCATCCTCTTCCTGAACAAGAAGGACCTGTTTGAGGAAAAGATTAAGAAGAGCCCACTAACAATCTGCTATCCAGAGTACACAG gctCCAACACGTACGAGGAAGCAGCTGCCTACATCCAGTGTCAGTTTGAAGAcctgaacagaagaaaagacaCCAAGGAGATCTACACCCACTTCACCTGTGCTACCGACACCAAGAACGTGCAGTTTGTCTTTGATGCTGTCACAGATGTTATCATTAAAAACAACCTGAAGGAGTGTGGGCTCTACTGA
- the GNAT2 gene encoding guanine nucleotide-binding protein G(t) subunit alpha-2, with the protein MGSGASAEDKEMAKRSKELEKKLQEDADKEAKTVKLLLLGAGESGKSTIVKQMKIIHQDGYTPEECMEFKAIIYGNILQSILAIIRAMSTLGIDYAESSRGDDGRQLFNLADSIEEGTMPPELVDCIKKLWKDGGVQACFERAAEYQLNDSAAYYLNQLDRITAPDYLPNEQDVLRSRVKTTGIIETKFSVKDLNFRMFDVGGQRSERKKWIHCFEGVTCIIFCGALSAYDMVLVEDDEVNRMHESLHLFNSICNHKFFAATSIILFLNKKDLFEEKIKKVHLSICFPEYDGPNTFEDAGNYIKTQFLDLNMRKDVKEIYSHMTCATDTQNVKFVFDAVTDVIIKENLKDCGLF; encoded by the exons ATGGGGAGCGGGGCCAGCGCCGAGGACAAGGAGATGGCCAAGAGGTccaaggagctggagaagaagcTCCAGGAGGATGCGGATAAGGAGGCCAAGACGGTCAAGTTGCTGCTGTTGG GGGCCGGTGAATCAGGCAAGAGCACCATCGTGAAGCAGATGAA gATCATCCACCAGGATGGTTACACACCCGAAGAGTGCATGGAGTTCAAGGCCATCATCTACGGCAACATCCTGCAGTCCATCCTGGCCATCATCCGCGCCATGTCCACGCTGGGCATCGACTACGCTGAGTCGTCCCGTGGG GACGATGGGCGGCAGCTCTTCAACCTGGCTGACTCCATTGAGGAGGGCACGATGCCCCCGGAGCTCGTGGACTGCATCAAGAAGCTCTGGAAGGATGGGGGAGTCCAGGCTTGCTTCGAGCGTGCCGCCGAGTACCAGCTCAATGACTCAGCCGCGTA TTACCTGAACCAACTGGACAGGATCACGGCCCCCGACTACCTGCCCAACGAGCAGGACGTGCTGAGGTCCAGGGTGAAGACCACGGGCATCATCGAGACCAAGTTCTCCGTCAAAGACCTCAATTTCAG GATGTTTGATGTGGGAGGGCAGAGATCGGAGCGCAAGAAGTGGATCCACTGCTTCGAGGGGGTGACCTGCATCATCTTCTGCGGGGCGCTGAGCGCCTACGACATGGTGCTGGTGGAGGACGATGAAGTG AACCGCATGCACGAGTCCCTGCACCTATTCAACAGTATATGCAACCACAAGTTCTTCGCCGCCACGTCCATCATCCTCTTCCTCAACAAGAAGGACCTGTTTGAGGAGAAGATCAAGAAGGTCCATCTCAGCATCTGCTTCCCCGAGTACGACG GTCCCAACACGTTTGAGGACGCAGGGAATTACATCAAGACGCAGTTCCTGGATCTCAACATGCGGAAGGACGTGAAGGAGATCTACAGCCACATGACCTGTGCCACAGACACCCAGAACGTCAAGTTCGTCTTCGACGCCGTCACGGACGTCATCATCAAGGAGAACCTCAAGGACTGCGGCCTCTTCTGA